Proteins found in one Chaetodon auriga isolate fChaAug3 chromosome 12, fChaAug3.hap1, whole genome shotgun sequence genomic segment:
- the LOC143329640 gene encoding gastrotropin-like: MAFTGRWETETQEGYDEFCKIVGIPADIIEKGRDYKMITEVTQDGNDFTWTQVYPTNARVTNKFTVGKECDMETIGGKKFKATVHMEAGKLNVTFPNYHQVTEISGGKLIETSKAGSVVLKRTSRKL; this comes from the exons ATGGCCTTCACTGGAAGATGGGAAACCGAGACCCAGGAGGGATATGATGAGTTCTGCAAGATAGTTG GTATCCCTGCTGACATCATTGAGAAGGGCCGTGATTACAAGATGATCACAGAGGTCACCCAGGACGGCAATGACTTCACCTGGACCCAGGTCTACCCCACAAACGCCAGGGTCACCAACAAGTTCACCGTTGGCAAGGAGTGCGACATGGAGACCATTGGAGGAAAGAAATTCAAG gccacTGTGCACATGGAGGCAGGCAAGCTCAACGTGACCTTCCCCAACTACCACCAGGTCACTGAAATCAGCGGAGGCAAGCTCATTGAG ACCTCCAAAGCCGGCTCCGTAGTGCTGAAGAGAACCAGCAGGAAGCTGTGA